The proteins below are encoded in one region of Hyalangium gracile:
- a CDS encoding peptidase domain-containing ABC transporter encodes MSEEQPQKEQQEQQEQQSEEESSSRSFADRFPALHRLGETLFRRRVPFVPQVAQVDCGAACLAMVLGYYGRTVSLDEIHVAAGLTIRGISARALLEAGKRFALIGRAAKVDLDELHLLPAGTVLHWEFRHFVVFERVVRKGVEVVDPSFGRRLVPMEQFGKSFTGIALLFEPSDEFKTGNSSKSSGRYVRMLLQERPTLVRVAVMSLLLQLFSLALPSLTGAVVDRVVPNGDQTLLNILAAGMAALALFQFLSSLVRAHLLLHVRTLLDTRLTLGFLDHLVHLPFSFFQLRSAGDLINRLNSNSTLRELVTAGALSGLLDGSLVLVYLALLFAGSWQIALLAVGLSLLQVLVFAFSKGRQRDLMAKNLEVSASAQNYEVEMFAGIQTLKAMGLENRAVQHWSNLYVDVLNVTLERGRLQAITDSITSTLRMASPLAILTVGAMQVLDGEMSLGQMLALNALAVGFLTPISNLVSIGLQLQVVGSYLERVDDVMRAPREQQPSARRHTPKLLGSVQLENVSFRYGANSPMVVQDVSLRIEPGQFVAVVGRSGAGKSSLAHLMLGLYLPTGGVIRYDGMPLQDMDLQELRQQMGVVLQSPSLFRGDIRRNIAFADPTLPLEKVAEAAARAQVHEDIMAMPMNYETVLSEMGASLSGGQRQRLAIARALVHEPAILLLDEATNALDAKTERAVQDALAKLKCTRVVIAHRLSTIREADVILVMNQGKLVEKGRHEELMALGGHYAELVAAQERSSPERISKAG; translated from the coding sequence ATGAGTGAGGAGCAGCCGCAGAAGGAGCAACAGGAGCAGCAGGAGCAGCAGTCCGAGGAGGAGTCCTCCTCGCGCTCCTTCGCCGACCGCTTCCCGGCGCTCCACCGGCTGGGAGAGACGCTGTTCCGGCGGCGCGTGCCCTTCGTGCCACAGGTGGCCCAGGTGGACTGCGGCGCCGCGTGCCTGGCCATGGTGCTGGGCTACTACGGCCGCACGGTGAGCCTGGACGAGATCCACGTGGCCGCCGGCCTCACCATCCGCGGCATCAGCGCGCGCGCGCTGCTCGAGGCGGGCAAGCGCTTCGCGCTGATCGGGCGCGCGGCCAAGGTGGACCTGGACGAGCTGCACCTGCTGCCCGCCGGCACCGTGCTGCACTGGGAGTTCCGCCACTTCGTCGTCTTCGAGCGCGTGGTGCGCAAGGGCGTGGAGGTGGTGGACCCCTCCTTCGGCCGCCGCCTGGTGCCGATGGAGCAGTTCGGCAAGTCCTTCACCGGCATCGCCCTGCTCTTCGAGCCCTCGGACGAGTTCAAGACGGGCAACTCCTCGAAGAGCTCGGGGCGCTACGTACGAATGCTGTTGCAGGAGCGCCCCACGCTGGTGCGCGTGGCGGTGATGTCGCTGCTGCTCCAGCTCTTCTCGCTGGCCCTGCCCTCGCTCACCGGAGCGGTGGTGGATCGGGTGGTGCCCAACGGGGACCAGACGCTGCTGAACATCCTGGCGGCCGGCATGGCCGCGCTGGCCCTCTTCCAGTTCCTCTCCTCGCTGGTGCGCGCCCACCTGCTGCTGCACGTGCGCACGCTGCTGGACACGCGGCTGACGCTGGGCTTCCTGGACCACCTGGTCCACCTGCCCTTCTCCTTCTTCCAGCTGCGCTCGGCCGGTGACCTGATCAACCGGCTCAACAGCAACAGCACCCTGCGCGAGCTCGTGACGGCGGGCGCCCTGTCCGGCCTGCTCGATGGCAGCCTGGTGCTGGTGTACCTGGCGCTGCTGTTCGCCGGCAGCTGGCAGATCGCCCTGCTGGCGGTGGGCCTCAGCCTGCTGCAGGTGCTCGTCTTCGCCTTCTCGAAGGGGCGGCAGCGCGACTTGATGGCCAAGAACCTCGAGGTGAGCGCCTCGGCGCAGAACTACGAGGTGGAGATGTTCGCCGGCATCCAGACGCTCAAGGCCATGGGCCTGGAGAACCGGGCGGTGCAGCACTGGTCCAACCTCTACGTGGACGTGCTCAACGTCACCCTGGAGCGAGGCCGCCTGCAGGCCATCACCGACTCCATCACCAGCACCCTGCGCATGGCCTCGCCGCTGGCCATCCTCACCGTGGGCGCCATGCAGGTGCTCGACGGGGAGATGAGCCTGGGCCAGATGCTGGCCCTCAACGCCCTGGCGGTGGGCTTCCTCACCCCCATCTCCAACCTGGTGAGCATCGGCCTGCAGCTCCAGGTGGTGGGCAGCTACCTGGAGCGCGTGGACGACGTGATGCGCGCCCCGCGCGAGCAGCAGCCCTCCGCCAGGCGCCACACCCCCAAGCTCCTGGGCAGCGTCCAGCTGGAGAACGTCTCCTTCCGCTACGGCGCCAACTCGCCCATGGTGGTGCAGGACGTGTCGCTGCGCATCGAGCCGGGCCAGTTCGTGGCCGTCGTCGGCCGCTCGGGCGCGGGCAAGTCCAGCCTGGCGCACCTGATGCTGGGCCTGTACCTGCCCACCGGCGGCGTCATCCGCTACGACGGCATGCCGCTGCAGGACATGGATCTTCAGGAGCTGCGGCAGCAGATGGGCGTGGTGCTGCAGAGCCCCTCGCTGTTCCGCGGGGACATCCGCCGCAACATCGCCTTCGCCGATCCGACGCTGCCCCTGGAGAAGGTGGCCGAGGCCGCCGCCCGCGCCCAGGTGCACGAGGACATCATGGCCATGCCCATGAACTACGAGACGGTGCTCAGCGAGATGGGCGCCTCGCTCTCGGGCGGGCAGCGGCAGCGCCTGGCCATCGCCCGCGCGCTGGTGCACGAGCCGGCGATCCTCCTGCTCGACGAGGCCACCAACGCGCTGGACGCCAAGACGGAGCGCGCGGTGCAGGACGCGCTGGCGAAGCTCAAGTGCACGCGCGTGGTGATTGCCCACCGCCTGAGCACCATCCGCGAGGCGGACGTCATCCTCGTCATGAACCAGGGCAAGCTGGTGGAGAAGGGCCGCCACGAGGAGTTGATGGCCCTGGGCGGCCACTACGCCGAGCTCGTCGCGGCGCAGGAGCGCTCCTCGCCAGAGCGCATCAGCAAGGCAGGGTGA
- a CDS encoding efflux RND transporter periplasmic adaptor subunit → MTQETSQKLFRQQALEHHARPEAQGALLQLAPIWARTAYWIVVALVTVGGVGLALVDIHDYAQGPAFVQVKGVEDVISNAGGKVSRVRVKRGQQVKAGEPLVELYASLESVERERLEQEFRTQLAATLLNPNNTAAQQALSNMRSALDLSQARLAERSLRSPFDGWIHDVRVREGQVIGTGEVVVSVMREGTECWVQALVPGRYRPMIKPGQGFRLELEGFPYLYQELTVDSLSDELVGPAEVRRYLGPDLGDAVQLEGPVMVVEARLPASSFRTDKRDYNYYTGMPGTARIKVRARNGWVTLLPILEYLRNDDE, encoded by the coding sequence GCTCTTCCGCCAGCAGGCGCTGGAGCACCACGCCCGGCCCGAGGCCCAGGGCGCCCTGCTCCAGCTGGCGCCCATCTGGGCCCGCACCGCGTACTGGATCGTCGTGGCGCTGGTGACGGTGGGCGGCGTGGGCCTGGCGCTGGTGGACATCCACGACTACGCCCAGGGCCCCGCCTTCGTTCAAGTCAAGGGCGTGGAGGACGTCATCTCCAACGCCGGCGGCAAGGTGAGCCGGGTGCGCGTCAAGCGCGGGCAGCAGGTGAAGGCCGGCGAGCCGCTGGTGGAGCTGTACGCCAGCCTCGAGTCCGTGGAGCGCGAGCGGCTGGAGCAGGAGTTCCGCACCCAGCTGGCCGCCACGCTGCTCAACCCGAACAACACGGCGGCCCAGCAGGCGCTGTCGAACATGCGCTCCGCGCTCGATCTGAGCCAGGCCCGCCTGGCCGAGCGCTCCCTGCGCTCGCCCTTCGATGGCTGGATCCACGACGTGCGCGTGCGCGAGGGCCAGGTCATCGGCACCGGCGAGGTGGTCGTCTCGGTGATGCGCGAGGGCACCGAGTGCTGGGTGCAGGCGCTGGTGCCCGGCCGCTACCGGCCGATGATCAAGCCCGGCCAGGGCTTCCGGCTGGAGCTGGAGGGCTTCCCCTACCTGTACCAGGAGCTCACCGTGGACTCGCTCAGCGACGAGCTGGTGGGCCCCGCCGAGGTGCGCCGCTACCTGGGGCCGGACCTGGGAGACGCCGTGCAGCTCGAGGGCCCCGTCATGGTGGTGGAGGCCCGCCTGCCGGCCAGCTCCTTCCGCACCGACAAGCGCGACTACAACTACTACACCGGCATGCCCGGTACGGCGCGCATCAAGGTCCGCGCGCGCAATGGCTGGGTCACGCTGCTGCCCATCCTCGAGTACCTGAGGAACGACGATGAGTGA